One Pantoea eucalypti genomic region harbors:
- a CDS encoding beta-glucosidase, whose protein sequence is MSHQSLTDARQRYHPSLFRSFFQGSFPCSTACRTPGKRLDMVFSSGHDMLLEKDYAALTEQHLLTARDGARWHLIEKIPGQYDWQSFLPMIEASQRQQMEIIWELAHFGYPDHLNIWKAEFVEHFSRFARAMAQLMRDQGIERPFFTPVNQISFWSWAGADVAWFNPHAANRGKELKRQLVRASLAAIHAIREVYPEARFVLTDPLVQIAHHPDNPDSKPYADAQHQAQFEAWDMLAGRVDKELGGSEDCLDILGLNYYPDNHWFFPDQPMSLEDPARTPLHILLAQCWQRYQRPMLIAETGAEGDARAPWLQEISENVAVALDHGIAVEGISLYPVVEYPAWADDRRSPGPLLGLADPNGNRKLHEALALVLRSQQIKFTTRNA, encoded by the coding sequence ATGTCTCATCAATCCCTTACAGATGCCCGCCAGCGCTACCATCCCAGCCTGTTTCGCAGCTTTTTTCAGGGCAGTTTTCCCTGCTCCACCGCCTGCCGTACACCGGGTAAACGGCTCGATATGGTTTTCAGCAGTGGCCACGATATGCTGCTGGAAAAAGATTATGCTGCCCTGACTGAACAGCATCTGCTCACCGCCCGTGACGGTGCACGCTGGCATCTGATTGAAAAGATCCCCGGCCAGTATGACTGGCAAAGTTTTCTGCCGATGATAGAAGCTTCACAGCGTCAGCAGATGGAGATCATCTGGGAGCTGGCGCACTTTGGTTATCCCGATCATCTTAATATCTGGAAAGCCGAATTCGTTGAGCATTTTAGTCGTTTCGCCCGTGCGATGGCACAACTGATGCGCGATCAGGGCATCGAACGCCCCTTCTTTACGCCGGTAAATCAAATTTCATTCTGGTCATGGGCTGGAGCCGATGTGGCCTGGTTCAATCCCCATGCCGCTAATCGCGGTAAAGAACTGAAGCGACAGCTGGTCCGTGCCTCGCTGGCAGCGATTCACGCCATTCGCGAAGTCTATCCGGAAGCACGTTTTGTTCTGACCGATCCGCTGGTACAGATTGCCCATCATCCCGATAATCCAGACAGCAAACCTTACGCGGATGCGCAGCATCAGGCGCAGTTCGAGGCCTGGGATATGCTGGCCGGTCGCGTTGATAAAGAGTTAGGCGGCAGTGAAGATTGCCTGGATATCCTGGGCCTGAACTACTATCCCGATAACCACTGGTTTTTCCCCGACCAGCCGATGTCACTGGAGGATCCGGCACGAACTCCACTGCACATTTTGCTGGCGCAGTGCTGGCAACGCTACCAGCGCCCGATGTTAATTGCCGAAACCGGCGCAGAGGGTGACGCGCGCGCCCCCTGGCTGCAGGAGATCAGTGAAAACGTGGCGGTAGCGCTGGATCACGGCATTGCAGTGGAGGGCATTTCGCTCTATCCGGTGGTGGAGTATCCCGCCTGGGCTGACGACCGGCGTTCACCCGGTCCGCTGCTGGGATTAGCTGATCCTAATGGCAACCGCAAGCTGCATGAAGCGCTGGCGCTGGTTCTGCGCAGTCAGCAGATTAAGTTCACCACTCGTAACGCATAA
- a CDS encoding beta-ketoacyl-ACP synthase, whose amino-acid sequence MIQRVVVTGMGGVTAFGESWAEVSARIRAGRNAVRFMPEWQIYDGLHTLLGAPVDNFELPAHYTRKRIRAMGRVSLLATRATELALTQAGLIDHPVLTCGETGIAYGSSTGSTGPVSEFATMLTEKHTNNITGTTYVQMMPHTTAVNAGLFFGLRGRVIPTSSACTSGSQAIGYAWEAIRHGYQTVMVAGGAEELCPSEAAVFDTLFATSQRNDAPHTTPAPFDQQRDGLVIGEGAGTLILESLDHALARGATIYAELTGFHTNCDAAHITQPQRETMQICIERALQSAGITASEVGYVNAHGTATERGDMAESLATAAVFGESTPISSLKSYFGHTLGACGALEAWMSIEMMREGWFAPTLNLTQPAADGGQLDYIMGEPREIETDYIQSNNFAFGGINTSLIFRRWRGV is encoded by the coding sequence GTGATCCAGCGGGTAGTCGTAACCGGTATGGGCGGCGTAACGGCCTTTGGTGAATCCTGGGCTGAGGTTTCGGCGCGTATTCGTGCCGGGCGCAACGCGGTACGCTTTATGCCGGAGTGGCAGATCTATGACGGACTGCATACCCTGCTCGGCGCGCCCGTGGATAACTTTGAACTGCCTGCGCATTATACCCGCAAGCGTATCCGCGCCATGGGCCGCGTTTCGCTGCTGGCAACGCGTGCCACCGAACTGGCGCTGACCCAGGCAGGGCTGATTGACCATCCGGTGCTGACCTGCGGAGAGACGGGCATCGCCTACGGCTCCTCAACCGGCAGCACCGGGCCGGTCAGCGAGTTCGCCACCATGCTGACCGAAAAGCACACCAACAATATTACCGGCACGACGTACGTGCAGATGATGCCGCATACCACCGCCGTGAATGCCGGGCTCTTTTTCGGCCTGCGCGGCCGGGTGATCCCGACCTCCAGCGCCTGTACGTCAGGCAGCCAGGCTATTGGCTATGCCTGGGAAGCGATTCGTCATGGATATCAGACGGTGATGGTGGCGGGTGGTGCGGAGGAGCTTTGTCCGTCGGAAGCGGCAGTGTTTGACACCCTGTTTGCCACCAGCCAGCGTAATGACGCACCGCACACCACGCCTGCACCCTTTGATCAGCAGCGCGATGGCCTGGTGATTGGCGAAGGTGCCGGCACGTTGATCCTGGAGTCGCTGGACCATGCCCTGGCGCGCGGCGCCACGATTTACGCGGAGCTCACCGGTTTCCATACAAACTGCGATGCCGCCCATATCACGCAGCCGCAGCGGGAAACCATGCAGATCTGCATTGAGCGGGCATTGCAGAGCGCCGGTATTACCGCATCAGAAGTCGGTTATGTGAATGCGCACGGCACGGCCACTGAGCGGGGTGATATGGCAGAAAGTCTGGCGACGGCAGCGGTGTTTGGCGAGTCAACGCCGATCTCCTCTCTGAAATCCTATTTTGGCCATACGCTGGGTGCCTGCGGGGCGCTGGAAGCCTGGATGAGCATTGAGATGATGCGGGAAGGGTGGTTTGCGCCCACGCTTAACCTGACGCAACCGGCCGCTGATGGCGGTCAGCTGGATTACATCATGGGTGAGCCGCGAGAGATTGAAACCGACTATATCCAGAGCAACAATTTTGCCTTTGGTGGCATTAACACATCTCTGATCTTCAGACGCTGGCGCGGCGTCTGA
- a CDS encoding 3-ketoacyl-ACP reductase FabG2, whose amino-acid sequence MTRSVLVTGASKGIGRAIALRLAQDGYQVIVHFNRDRAGAEQCLQQIESAGGSGRVLGFDVADRAATRAALEADIAQHGAYYGVVSNAGITRDAAFPALTDEEWDNVIHTNLDSFYNVIQPCVMPMIGLRRGGRIITLSSVSGMMGNRGQVNYSAAKAGIIGATKALAIELAKRKITVNCIAPGLIDTGMEGLEPQVIEEAMKIVPMKRMGTADEVAGLASYLMSDIAGYVTRQVISINGGML is encoded by the coding sequence ATGACAAGGTCGGTATTAGTCACGGGCGCCAGTAAAGGCATTGGCCGCGCGATTGCGCTGCGTCTCGCCCAGGATGGCTATCAGGTTATCGTTCATTTTAACCGCGACCGCGCGGGGGCTGAGCAGTGCCTGCAGCAGATCGAATCTGCAGGCGGCAGTGGTCGTGTGCTGGGATTTGATGTGGCTGACCGGGCAGCCACCCGTGCCGCGCTGGAAGCGGATATAGCGCAACACGGGGCCTACTATGGCGTGGTGAGCAATGCTGGTATCACCCGTGATGCAGCGTTTCCCGCCCTGACGGATGAGGAGTGGGACAACGTGATCCACACCAATCTCGACAGTTTTTACAACGTTATCCAGCCCTGCGTGATGCCGATGATCGGCCTGCGCCGCGGTGGTCGCATTATTACCCTCTCTTCGGTCTCCGGGATGATGGGCAATCGCGGTCAGGTCAACTACAGCGCGGCGAAAGCGGGCATTATCGGGGCCACCAAGGCGCTGGCGATTGAACTGGCTAAACGCAAAATCACCGTTAACTGCATCGCGCCCGGTCTGATTGATACCGGCATGGAGGGGCTCGAACCTCAGGTGATTGAAGAAGCGATGAAGATCGTGCCGATGAAGCGCATGGGCACGGCCGACGAAGTCGCCGGACTGGCGAGCTATCTGATGTCCGATATCGCCGGTTACGTAACGCGTCAGGTGATTTCAATTAATGGAGGCATGCTGTGA
- a CDS encoding hotdog family protein has product MDINSPAALWLPHAAPMLLLDQLIAVDEEHVHCQVSTCADGVLAPFLTPQGELPAWFGVEMMAQTVGVWSGWHAKQGGATLVPPGMLLGGRGWRADQPYFPANVTLDIRMTLLMRDDRMGSFEGDICYGPQRLASGRLNTWQPNETELKQLMSQGNQP; this is encoded by the coding sequence ATGGACATTAATTCTCCCGCGGCACTCTGGCTGCCGCATGCTGCACCGATGCTACTGCTTGATCAGCTGATTGCCGTTGATGAAGAGCACGTTCACTGTCAGGTATCGACCTGTGCCGATGGCGTACTGGCGCCGTTTCTGACCCCACAGGGCGAACTGCCTGCCTGGTTTGGCGTCGAGATGATGGCTCAAACCGTAGGCGTCTGGTCGGGCTGGCATGCAAAGCAGGGTGGCGCAACCCTTGTCCCGCCCGGCATGCTGCTGGGTGGACGCGGCTGGCGGGCAGATCAACCGTACTTTCCCGCGAACGTCACGCTGGATATCAGAATGACGTTGCTGATGCGCGATGACCGTATGGGCAGCTTTGAGGGCGATATTTGTTACGGCCCGCAACGGCTTGCCAGCGGTCGTCTCAACACCTGGCAACCCAATGAAACAGAGTTAAAGCAATTAATGTCACAAGGAAATCAGCCATGA
- a CDS encoding beta-ketoacyl-[acyl-carrier-protein] synthase family protein — translation MIYISAIGMLNALGNDSQQIAASLKKGEAPGMQLRHGWLSGDRACWLGRVEGELPAIPAVLSAHNTRNNQLLLAALIQIRPTLDAAIARYGASRVAIVLGTSTSGVDEGDQQICGGQPDYHYQMQELGDPSRFLAHYLQLDGPAYTISTACSSSARAIISGERLIAAGLADVALVGGADSLSRMPINGFDSLESLSERRCAPFSRERDGISIGEGAALMLLTREPQPLALLGAGESSDAWHMSAPHPQGEGAERAMRMALQQANLLPQQVGYINLHGTATPLNDQMEAAVIHRLFGNAVPCSSTKHLTGHTLGAAGVCEAALSALILQNNLPLPAQDFSAAAQDETLPDCGLLLQPQALQRPVIASNSFAFGGNNTCLILGRLDGH, via the coding sequence ATGATTTATATCTCTGCTATCGGCATGCTGAATGCCCTGGGAAATGACAGCCAGCAGATCGCGGCCAGCCTGAAAAAAGGTGAGGCACCCGGTATGCAGTTGCGTCATGGCTGGCTGAGCGGTGATCGCGCCTGTTGGCTTGGCAGAGTTGAAGGTGAGCTGCCAGCGATTCCTGCTGTCCTTAGCGCGCATAACACCCGAAACAACCAGCTGCTGCTGGCCGCGCTGATACAAATCCGTCCGACGCTTGACGCGGCGATTGCACGCTATGGCGCCAGCAGAGTGGCAATTGTACTGGGGACCAGCACCTCGGGGGTGGATGAGGGGGATCAGCAGATTTGCGGCGGCCAGCCCGATTATCACTACCAGATGCAGGAGCTTGGCGATCCGTCACGTTTTCTGGCGCACTACCTGCAGCTCGATGGCCCGGCCTATACCATTTCTACCGCCTGCTCTTCCAGCGCCCGCGCCATTATCAGTGGTGAGCGGCTGATCGCGGCAGGGCTGGCGGATGTCGCGCTGGTGGGCGGTGCAGACTCGCTGAGTCGGATGCCGATCAACGGTTTCGACAGTCTGGAATCGCTCTCTGAGCGTCGCTGCGCGCCGTTCAGCCGCGAGCGTGACGGCATCTCGATTGGCGAAGGAGCCGCGCTGATGCTGCTGACGCGGGAACCGCAGCCGCTGGCGCTGTTGGGTGCGGGTGAATCCTCCGACGCCTGGCACATGTCTGCGCCTCATCCGCAGGGCGAAGGCGCTGAACGGGCGATGCGAATGGCGCTGCAACAGGCGAATCTGTTGCCGCAGCAGGTGGGTTATATCAATCTGCATGGCACAGCCACGCCGCTGAACGATCAGATGGAAGCCGCCGTGATTCATCGTCTGTTTGGCAATGCGGTGCCATGCAGCTCAACCAAACATCTGACCGGCCATACGCTCGGCGCGGCGGGCGTGTGCGAAGCTGCGCTCAGCGCGTTGATCCTGCAGAACAATCTGCCGCTGCCTGCGCAGGATTTTAGCGCGGCGGCGCAGGATGAGACGCTGCCGGATTGCGGATTGCTGTTACAGCCACAGGCGCTGCAACGGCCGGTCATCGCCTCTAATTCATTCGCCTTTGGTGGCAACAACACCTGCCTGATTCTGGGACGCCTTGATGGACATTAA
- a CDS encoding DUF3261 domain-containing protein yields MIRAACILLTALLLSACAGPAPDSSRPTAWLKPGVKVTLPPPGIRPAFQQQQLLTGQVKGQSQSLLVLLSADEQQIDLAGLSSVGIRLFSLRYDASGIHTQQLMPLPQMPPASQVLADIMLSYWPLDAWQKQLPPGWKLQDKGLKRRLIDADNQLVTEINYLQRGNQRQPVSIRQHAFGYQIRIQHLDAS; encoded by the coding sequence ATGATCCGCGCCGCCTGTATTCTGCTGACGGCTCTGCTGCTCAGCGCCTGTGCCGGACCGGCACCCGACAGCAGCCGTCCCACCGCCTGGCTGAAACCGGGCGTGAAGGTGACGCTGCCGCCGCCAGGCATCCGTCCCGCCTTTCAACAGCAGCAGTTGCTGACCGGCCAGGTTAAAGGTCAGAGTCAGTCACTGCTGGTGCTGCTCAGTGCTGATGAACAGCAAATTGATCTGGCGGGGCTCTCTTCAGTGGGTATTCGACTCTTCAGTCTGCGCTATGATGCCAGCGGTATTCATACCCAGCAGTTGATGCCGCTGCCACAGATGCCGCCCGCGAGTCAGGTTCTGGCAGACATCATGCTCAGCTACTGGCCGCTGGATGCCTGGCAAAAACAGCTGCCGCCAGGCTGGAAGCTGCAGGATAAGGGATTAAAGCGACGGCTGATCGATGCCGATAACCAGCTGGTAACGGAGATTAATTATCTGCAACGGGGTAATCAGCGCCAGCCAGTCAGCATTCGGCAGCATGCCTTTGGCTATCAGATCCGCATTCAACATCTGGACGCCTCATGA
- a CDS encoding MMPL family transporter, whose product MPGRNDRLLAILWLAICLLLAAALAFLLPRSQLNSSVLALLPQQNLGAAPPALQQAFMQRLDRQMVWLVSPGEQDDPQVAAWWLAQLRALPDLKLVQGDLDAQQQQQWGRFAWQHRNGLLDESTRSRLQNGGEAQADWLLAQLFSAFSGVSSRELQGDPLMLVRGSQLALAQNAGRMTLHDGWLTVKDEQGKQWYFLHGELANNAFSMQQSHALVTRLSALEQQLKSRWPQAKLLTRGTVLFSDNASQRAQHDVKTLGSVTLGGVVLLVLLVFRSLRPLLLTVTSVAVGAMAGTVVTLLCFGELHLMTLVMSLSIVGISADYTLYYLTERMVHGEQQSPWQSLRKVRGTLLLALATTAIAWLLMLLAPFPGLRQLAVFAASGLTASCLTVILITPWLVRGLPVRPVPLMVPLARWLAAWRRQRGLRVGLPVLMAIFALTGIAQLKVDDDIAHLQSAPAQLLEQDRQLATLTGQRADQTWFVVWGDDAQQTLQRLEKLAPDLHQAQQQGWLQHYRLLPLKSLAQQQQDLQLLKQAVPTITARLQQAGIALAAPDLTPMPVTPDAWLSGPLSEGWRLLWLTLPDGQSGVLIPTSGVKNSAALAELAKQHPGVSWIDRKASYDALFSFWRTLLGGLLALALLLITLSFVLRLGLKAGLRSALPSVLSLAMALATLGWIGASLNLFALLALILVLGIGINYTLFFCNPQGTPMTSLLAVSLAMITTLLTLGMLVFSSTSAIASFGTVLCSGIFSAFLLSPLAMRPTRSRSKR is encoded by the coding sequence TTGCCGGGCCGTAACGATCGGCTGCTGGCGATCCTGTGGCTGGCCATCTGTCTGCTGCTGGCGGCGGCGCTCGCTTTTCTGTTGCCGCGCAGCCAGCTCAACAGCAGCGTGCTGGCTTTGCTGCCGCAACAGAATCTGGGCGCAGCACCGCCTGCGCTACAGCAGGCTTTTATGCAGCGGCTGGATCGCCAGATGGTGTGGCTGGTTTCACCCGGTGAGCAGGACGATCCGCAGGTCGCTGCCTGGTGGCTGGCGCAGTTGCGTGCGCTGCCTGACCTGAAGCTTGTGCAGGGCGATCTTGATGCACAGCAGCAGCAGCAGTGGGGCCGTTTCGCCTGGCAACACCGCAATGGTCTGCTTGATGAGTCGACACGCAGCCGCTTGCAGAACGGGGGTGAGGCGCAGGCAGACTGGCTGCTGGCGCAGCTTTTTTCAGCTTTCTCGGGCGTCAGCAGCAGAGAGTTGCAGGGCGATCCTTTGATGCTGGTGCGCGGTTCACAGCTGGCGCTGGCTCAGAATGCCGGACGTATGACGCTGCATGATGGCTGGCTGACCGTAAAAGACGAGCAGGGTAAGCAGTGGTATTTTCTGCATGGCGAACTGGCGAACAATGCTTTCAGTATGCAGCAGAGCCATGCGCTGGTGACCCGGCTTAGCGCGCTGGAGCAGCAGCTTAAAAGCCGCTGGCCGCAGGCGAAACTGCTGACGCGGGGTACTGTCCTGTTCAGCGACAACGCCAGCCAGCGTGCGCAGCACGATGTTAAAACCCTGGGGAGTGTAACGCTGGGTGGCGTCGTCCTGCTGGTGCTGCTGGTCTTCCGATCACTGCGTCCATTGCTGCTGACGGTGACGTCTGTGGCGGTAGGCGCGATGGCAGGCACAGTGGTGACGCTGCTTTGCTTCGGTGAGCTGCATCTGATGACGCTGGTGATGAGTCTGAGTATTGTCGGCATCTCGGCGGATTACACGCTCTATTATCTCACTGAGCGTATGGTTCACGGCGAACAGCAGTCACCGTGGCAGAGCCTGCGCAAAGTCCGCGGTACGCTGCTACTGGCGCTTGCGACCACCGCGATTGCCTGGCTGCTGATGCTGCTCGCGCCCTTTCCCGGACTGCGTCAGCTGGCGGTGTTTGCCGCCAGCGGATTAACCGCATCCTGTCTGACGGTAATTCTGATCACGCCGTGGCTGGTACGTGGATTACCGGTGCGCCCGGTGCCGCTGATGGTGCCGCTGGCGCGCTGGCTTGCCGCCTGGCGTCGCCAGCGCGGGTTGCGTGTCGGATTACCTGTATTGATGGCCATCTTCGCCCTGACCGGAATCGCTCAGTTAAAGGTAGATGATGACATCGCGCATCTGCAAAGTGCCCCCGCACAGCTGCTTGAACAGGATCGCCAGCTCGCTACTCTGACCGGCCAGCGTGCCGATCAGACCTGGTTTGTGGTCTGGGGCGATGATGCTCAGCAGACGCTGCAGCGGCTGGAAAAACTGGCACCGGATCTCCATCAGGCACAGCAGCAGGGCTGGCTGCAACATTATCGTCTGCTGCCGCTGAAGTCGCTGGCGCAGCAACAGCAGGATCTGCAGCTGCTGAAACAGGCCGTTCCGACGATTACGGCCCGCCTGCAGCAGGCGGGAATTGCCCTTGCCGCGCCGGATCTGACGCCAATGCCGGTAACACCCGATGCCTGGCTGTCGGGTCCGCTGAGTGAGGGCTGGCGTCTGCTGTGGCTGACGCTGCCGGACGGGCAGAGCGGTGTTCTGATCCCCACCAGCGGCGTAAAAAATAGCGCCGCACTCGCAGAGCTGGCTAAGCAGCATCCTGGCGTCAGCTGGATCGATCGCAAGGCGAGTTACGATGCGCTGTTCAGTTTCTGGCGTACCCTGCTCGGCGGATTACTGGCACTGGCGCTGCTGCTGATCACCCTGAGTTTTGTACTGCGCCTGGGATTAAAGGCGGGCTTACGCAGCGCGCTGCCGTCGGTGCTGTCGCTGGCGATGGCGCTGGCAACGCTGGGCTGGATCGGCGCATCGCTGAACCTGTTTGCGCTGCTGGCGCTGATTCTGGTGCTGGGGATCGGCATTAACTACACGCTCTTTTTCTGCAATCCACAGGGTACACCAATGACTTCGTTGCTGGCGGTATCGCTGGCGATGATCACCACCTTACTGACGCTGGGCATGCTGGTATTCAGCAGCACCAGCGCGATTGCCAGTTTTGGCACCGTATTATGCAGCGGCATCTTCAGCGCTTTCCTGCTGTCACCGCTGGCGATGCGACCCACCCGATCAAGGAGTAAACGATGA
- a CDS encoding LolA family protein: MLKIVLTGLLLWASAASAVTLDQLQQRFASQPVIRADFTQTRTISGMRQPLVSHGQMLIAREQGLWWHQQTPFVMTLLLDDKRMVQSLNGQKPQVITADSNPQMFQFNHLLRALFQADQKVLNENFSVAFSDRGNGAWTLDLTPKAAPLNKIFNRISLAGNTFLDSINLDDKQGDKTEIQLSNTRIEPPQLSDEEHARFAGP, translated from the coding sequence ATGCTGAAAATAGTGCTTACCGGCCTGCTATTGTGGGCCAGTGCGGCCAGCGCAGTCACACTGGATCAGCTGCAGCAGCGTTTTGCCAGCCAGCCAGTGATCCGGGCCGACTTTACCCAGACGCGCACCATTTCAGGTATGCGTCAGCCGCTGGTGTCGCACGGTCAAATGCTGATCGCCCGTGAGCAGGGGTTATGGTGGCATCAGCAGACGCCGTTTGTGATGACACTGCTGCTGGATGATAAGCGCATGGTGCAAAGCCTTAACGGCCAGAAGCCCCAGGTGATCACCGCTGACAGCAATCCGCAGATGTTCCAGTTCAATCATTTGCTGCGGGCGCTGTTCCAGGCTGACCAGAAGGTCCTTAACGAAAATTTCAGCGTGGCCTTCAGCGATCGTGGCAACGGCGCCTGGACGCTGGACCTGACGCCCAAAGCTGCGCCGCTCAACAAAATCTTCAACCGTATCTCGCTGGCGGGTAATACCTTCCTGGACAGCATCAACCTGGATGATAAGCAGGGCGATAAAACCGAGATTCAGCTCAGTAACACCCGCATTGAACCGCCGCAGTTAAGCGACGAGGAGCATGCACGTTTTGCCGGGCCGTAA
- a CDS encoding acyl-CoA thioesterase, with product MTEHHAEVVLTVSFHDCDPMGVVWHGNYFRFFEVAREALLRSINYSYAEMAASGYVWPVVDTRVKYRHPLRCEETIRVSARITEYENRLRIDYEVRNAADQITTKAHTLQVAVEQESQALCFVSPDILLERLGVKGC from the coding sequence ATGACTGAACATCATGCTGAAGTCGTGCTGACCGTTTCGTTCCACGACTGTGATCCCATGGGTGTGGTCTGGCACGGTAACTATTTCCGCTTCTTCGAAGTGGCACGCGAAGCCCTGCTGCGCAGCATCAATTACAGTTATGCCGAGATGGCTGCCAGTGGCTACGTCTGGCCGGTGGTCGATACCCGGGTTAAATATCGCCATCCCCTGCGCTGTGAAGAGACGATTCGCGTCAGTGCCCGAATTACAGAATATGAGAACCGCCTGCGCATCGACTATGAGGTGCGAAACGCGGCCGATCAGATCACCACTAAAGCGCATACGCTGCAGGTTGCGGTTGAGCAGGAGAGTCAGGCGCTGTGCTTTGTTTCGCCCGATATTTTACTGGAACGTTTAGGAGTAAAAGGATGCTGA
- a CDS encoding glycosyltransferase family 2 protein: protein MASVLARLAPFNLPVIVVDDGSDTATQLQLATLYAPELTVLRLDSNQGKGAAVIHGLRAAAARGFTHAVQLDADGQHQAEDLPLMLAKAERYPDALISGQPIYDDSIPKSRLYGRYITHFWVWIETLSLSIRDSMCGFRVYPLAPTLALCDRRAIGQRMDFDTEIMVRLYWQGIRSRFIPTRVTYPASGLSHFDALYDNLRISWMHTRLFFGMLPRIPRLLAMRNAPAHWSVETERRGQWGLRFMLAVYRYGGRLPFMLLLWPVVAVYWLSGQRARSASRQWLAQVTVAAQQRQVALPPRLNSYRHFLRFAGAMLDKVASWRGDLHWGRDIDFAPGAEAIIRAPTPQGKLILASHLGDIEACRAMAQQVSGLVINALVFTDNARRFRAVLETIAPQAGVNLMPVSDIGPETAILLQQKLDAGEWVAIVGDRTAVNPQRGGERRVIWSDFLGRAAPFPQGPFVLAAALRCPVLLMFALRQQGKLLIHCEPFADPLLLPRAQRQQALQQAVDRYAQRLAHYALLAPLDWFNFFDFWTLPDHQAHHKESDHD from the coding sequence ATGGCATCGGTACTGGCCCGGCTGGCACCGTTCAATCTGCCGGTTATCGTCGTGGATGATGGCAGCGACACGGCGACTCAGCTTCAGCTGGCGACGCTGTACGCCCCAGAGCTCACTGTGCTGCGACTCGACAGCAATCAGGGTAAAGGTGCGGCGGTGATTCATGGTCTGCGCGCTGCGGCGGCACGCGGATTCACCCATGCCGTGCAGCTTGATGCGGACGGTCAGCATCAGGCGGAAGATCTGCCGCTGATGCTGGCGAAAGCTGAGCGCTATCCCGACGCGCTGATCTCCGGACAGCCGATTTATGACGATTCGATCCCTAAATCACGTCTTTACGGTCGCTATATCACGCACTTCTGGGTCTGGATTGAAACGCTGTCGCTGTCGATCCGCGACAGCATGTGCGGTTTTCGTGTCTATCCGCTGGCCCCCACGCTGGCGCTGTGCGATCGCCGTGCCATCGGTCAGCGCATGGATTTCGATACTGAGATCATGGTGCGGCTTTACTGGCAGGGCATACGCAGTCGCTTTATCCCGACCCGCGTCACCTATCCCGCCAGCGGGCTGTCGCACTTCGATGCGCTCTACGACAATCTGCGCATCTCCTGGATGCATACCCGTCTGTTCTTCGGCATGCTGCCGCGGATCCCGCGTCTGCTGGCGATGCGTAACGCGCCAGCACACTGGTCTGTGGAAACGGAGCGGCGCGGACAGTGGGGATTACGTTTTATGCTGGCGGTGTATCGCTATGGCGGGCGGCTGCCCTTTATGCTGCTGCTCTGGCCGGTCGTCGCGGTCTACTGGCTGAGCGGTCAGCGCGCGCGAAGCGCTTCACGGCAATGGCTGGCGCAGGTCACCGTCGCCGCACAGCAGCGGCAGGTTGCATTACCGCCGCGGCTTAACAGCTACCGCCATTTTCTGCGCTTCGCCGGGGCGATGCTGGATAAAGTCGCCAGCTGGCGCGGGGATTTGCATTGGGGACGGGATATCGATTTCGCGCCGGGCGCAGAAGCGATAATCCGCGCACCCACACCCCAGGGCAAGCTGATCCTGGCCTCCCATCTTGGCGACATTGAAGCCTGTCGCGCGATGGCGCAGCAGGTCAGCGGACTGGTGATTAATGCACTGGTGTTTACCGACAATGCCCGGCGCTTTCGGGCGGTACTGGAAACTATCGCCCCGCAGGCGGGGGTCAATCTGATGCCGGTCAGTGATATCGGGCCGGAGACAGCAATCCTGCTGCAACAGAAGCTGGATGCGGGCGAATGGGTGGCGATTGTCGGGGATCGTACGGCGGTCAATCCGCAACGCGGCGGCGAGCGTCGGGTCATCTGGAGCGATTTTCTGGGTCGGGCAGCACCGTTTCCACAGGGGCCGTTTGTGCTGGCAGCTGCGTTACGCTGTCCGGTGCTGCTCATGTTTGCCCTGCGGCAACAGGGTAAACTGCTTATCCACTGTGAGCCGTTTGCCGATCCGCTGCTGCTGCCCCGTGCACAACGTCAGCAGGCGCTGCAACAGGCGGTCGATCGCTATGCGCAACGGCTGGCGCATTATGCGCTGCTGGCCCCGCTGGACTGGTTCAACTTTTTCGATTTCTGGACGTTGCCTGATCACCAGGCGCACCACAAGGAGTCTGACCATGACTGA
- a CDS encoding hydroxymyristoyl-ACP dehydratase yields the protein MLPIERSRELQADSATLILQVEAGLFWFQGHFQTLPILPGVAQLDWVMHYSVSLLAPGKQFAAIENIKFQQPVLPDSLLQLRLDWDAEKSRLSFRYSLLSHDGEQSASIGKIALC from the coding sequence ATGTTGCCGATTGAACGAAGCCGGGAGTTGCAGGCTGACAGCGCCACGCTGATTCTGCAGGTTGAAGCCGGACTGTTCTGGTTCCAGGGCCACTTTCAGACGCTGCCTATTCTGCCTGGCGTGGCTCAACTGGACTGGGTGATGCACTACAGCGTGTCACTGCTCGCGCCGGGTAAGCAGTTTGCCGCCATTGAAAACATCAAATTTCAGCAGCCGGTGCTACCTGACTCACTTCTGCAACTGCGTCTTGACTGGGATGCTGAAAAGTCGCGCCTGAGTTTCCGTTACAGCCTGCTCAGTCACGACGGCGAGCAGAGCGCCAGCATCGGGAAGATCGCGCTGTGCTAA